Part of the Ziziphus jujuba cultivar Dongzao chromosome 8, ASM3175591v1 genome is shown below.
CATTGAATGATCTTCAGTCAAAATgctctgtatttttgtttctttcttatgTTAATGAATAATAAGCCAGAGTCacccccaaaaataaaaaataaaaataaataaatgacagTCACCAAGAGGGGTTAATGcaaattgaaagattttaaGAGAGgtaaatgtaaaattttgtaaGGTTGAGGGTATAGGTCAATCAAATTTACAGTGAAATAGATGTCTGAACTTTATAGCTGTTTCCAAACTGCAACACGCAGTCAAAATTGAATCTTCAAACTAACATCAGCTGATGGGATGGGTAGGGAGAGACAGACTGAAGAATCTGGCTTACCATGaatgcttttcttttctctctctttttttttttttttttttttcactttggaaaaaaaattaattataaaaacagATTTTAACAAAAAAGCAAGTAAAATGCTTCTTTTGCAATTTAAAAGTACTTTATAAAAAGCAAACCATGTTGTCAGGTGAAATCATCCAGATCATCTGTTTGGCTGACAGCAACCTCCagtcaaaattttaaactaaatatCTACTACAACAGTACATTATGAAATAAACCATTTTGCTCATATCATTAATCCCTTTTCAGAACATTAAGATTTACATGTGAAAACTATAGTCAGACCACCTAAATCACTAAAACAGGAATGAAGTTGAACGAAGCACATTGAAATTGTAGCGTTCAAATTGAGCTAGAATGGTGTAAAAATTTACTAATCTTGCATTTTATTCTAGGAAATTGGAATTCccaagaaaatatgaaaaaattttattgttcaggtgttaaaaaaaaaaaaaaaaaaaaaacttaaatcagCCCAGTCATTTCACGTTTAAATACAGAAACTATATAATCTTTTGGGTCTGACCCCAGATTTGTCACATTTCAAAAGCAAACATAATGCTGGGGAGCCTGGATGTGCAGTGTACAACAATCAcagtaataaaaattaaaaattacacatAAATCAATAAGATCCCAGATCAGAGATATCTTCAATTCATTCATAATGACCCATCACTTTACAGAAAACAACAAAACGAAGCCAAGGTATTCACTGGTAATAATCATGGCTGacctaaaaatatcaaaaaacaaCGACccctattctctctctctctctcattcctttttttttttttttttctttgctttctttttaCAACATAAAACACAAAACAAGAAAATGGTCTTTAcctaatgtatttttttttttaatcccctTGTATTAGTAGCTTTCGATTTCATGGAAATTATTTTCCCGCGTTCGCTTCTAGAAAAGCATCAAATGCCAACACCATAATTATCCTCAATGGAGCTTCTCGCTGATCTATCTTGGGAAGATTCGCTGATGAAGTGTGATAATAGAGAAGAATCTGCCAATAAATTCAACACAAAAATTTGAATCTTTTGGGCATAATATTTAAGCAAAATTGAAGCTTGAAACGCAaagatttgatttatttattttattattattatttttttgtctattaAGCTTACCGCTAAAGCATGATTTCATCGACGATGAATCGCTGGTGGATCGGGATAACGAAGAAGAATCTGAAATCAAAAAcaatttaacattaatttaaGCTTTAAATCAGACAAAGTAACAAatcttaatatattaataaatattcattcttttattttattattattatcttttaccTCTGGCAGAATTGAAGGACTTCTTACAATGCAGAATGGCGCTTTGAATCCCATCATGCTGCTGCAACAGCGAATCGTCCCTCCGATTCGTCGGAACCGTCGCCGAAACCGCCGACGCCGATTTGCTCTTACCCAAATGCTTGCATACATCCCGAATCCCTGCCGGAATATTCCCCTGCTTATCCTTCAGTGAACACATCGACGCTGCCGGAACCGGGGAGGACCATGGAGATGCCACAGACAAATCCGACTGGAATTTCATCTTCTCGCCGTACCTTTTGGAAGCTTTTGCATAGAGTGGTTTAATGAGCTTGAGATATTTTTGCAGAATATCTTTTCGCTCTGTTCTTGTTGAGTCGTCTGAGCTCTGGTTTTGTAGTAGTTTGCTTCCGATTCTTCTCAAGCTGCTTTCTCTATTGAGCTTAGAAATGTTTGAATCTTCTTCCACGTTGAATTTCACCGTAGAGAGCTTTCCTTCTTGCTTTTGTTTCCTCTGGGTCTCCGTCAAAATGCTATATGCCTCTGCTTCCCctgttttctctgttttctttgtTGCAGTTGATTTGGGTTTCTTGAACATTAGGACTCGAAATTTTGGAGCTGATCTAAGCAGAGCGATGGGAGATTGGGGTTTTGAAATGGGTTCAAGAGgtaggatttttctttttgaaataggATCAGCGGCAGATAATGAAATTGTCGGTTTAGGAGAAAATAGTTCTCTCTTGCCGGCTGTTTTGTCCGAGCTTTTGGTCTTTTCTTCGTTAAAGCCAAACCCTTTTGTGTCTTCGGTTTTTTCTGCATTATTGTTGCCGACGCTGTCGTTTTCCTTGCTGTCAAAATCTGGTGCATTAAGCTCCAAGTCGAAGAATGagtcttcttcatcatcaactTCGTTCTCAACTTCAGCTACAGGACTAGGAATATTTGCATTGGGTTTCCAGAACTTAAGGAAGTTGAGAGTTTCCATGgcaaagagaagagaagagaagagaagagagagagaaatgggtTAGGATTTTGGATTTTGGATAAGAGATATGGATGTAGTTGAACAGGGTTTTAGTGGGTTTTATATAAGAAAGAGAGATatgagaaaagagaaagaaaagccaaaaaaaggGTAACGTGAGGGGGGCGGGGGTATGAGTGAAATAAAGGGAGCTTTACTCAAAATTTCACTTCGTTTTATGGTTATGTTTTTTGCAGCATTGAGAATGGTGATTTGttgaaggagagagagagaggtgcataaagcttttcttttgctttaaGGAGAGGAAGAAAGATAGATTTtgctttgtatttgtttttgatttctttGTTGTGGCTTTTTTGTACGTTTTGTTGTTTCTATTTACACGGAGTGGAATTTGattaggtattttttttttttttttttttacgtggTAGAAAGCTAGAGAGGTTCTTGGATGTAGCCCGAGAGACCAATTAGAACTAGGGGGTTGGGTTGTTTCTACTCTGCCAAAGCTTCAGAACTGTAGCCTCTACGTTTTCAGATACTCTCTTACGATTGCAGATCTCACACAGATTTGCAGaggtttattatttttctttcatctcTCAGCCACACTCGCGGGTCCACCACGCtccaataaataaacaactttAATTGGAATTTTCTTCCATCCCCCTATTTTGATTTCCTCTATTCTTCCCTTTGAATTGGGAATTTTGCCATTCACTTTCTAAGGCCAAACCATTATTGGACATTTGACCATAACATTTTAAAAGGACCAATATAATCTCAAATCATTTAAACATATGCtaaaaaagtcaaacgcaaaaaTTTCCTCTCTGACTTTTTCTTTCTAACAATTTGTGAATGATAATGTATTTTTCCTCTTTAAAAAtacctttttaaaaataaaaaaaaatttctaagttCCTTTTAAGAAGCGCGTGAAGGTGAAAAAGATATGTGGGGTTTGTTTGTATTATGTCACAGTTTGAGTACTTTTGTACATGTAGTATGAGGGAGAGTAGAGAGGTCCTAGTATAAGGGGGGGTTTTGTGGG
Proteins encoded:
- the LOC107414674 gene encoding membrane-associated kinase regulator 5 isoform X1 yields the protein METLNFLKFWKPNANIPSPVAEVENEVDDEEDSFFDLELNAPDFDSKENDSVGNNNAEKTEDTKGFGFNEEKTKSSDKTAGKRELFSPKPTISLSAADPISKRKILPLEPISKPQSPIALLRSAPKFRVLMFKKPKSTATKKTEKTGEAEAYSILTETQRKQKQEGKLSTVKFNVEEDSNISKLNRESSLRRIGSKLLQNQSSDDSTRTERKDILQKYLKLIKPLYAKASKRYGEKMKFQSDLSVASPWSSPVPAASMCSLKDKQGNIPAGIRDVCKHLGKSKSASAVSATVPTNRRDDSLLQQHDGIQSAILHCKKSFNSARDSSSLSRSTSDSSSMKSCFSDSSLLSHFISESSQDRSARSSIEDNYGVGI
- the LOC107414674 gene encoding membrane-associated kinase regulator 5 isoform X2, producing METLNFLKFWKPNANIPSPVAEVENEVDDEEDSFFDLELNAPDFDSKENDSVGNNNAEKTEDTKGFGFNEEKTKSSDKTAGKRELFSPKPTISLSAADPISKRKILPLEPISKPQSPIALLRSAPKFRVLMFKKPKSTATKKTEKTGEAEAYSILTETQRKQKQEGKLSTVKFNVEEDSNISKLNRESSLRRIGSKLLQNQSSDDSTRTERKDILQKYLKLIKPLYAKASKRYGEKMKFQSDLSVASPWSSPVPAASMCSLKDKQGNIPAGIRDVCKHLGKSKSASAVSATVPTNRRDDSLLQQHDGIQSAILHYSSSLSRSTSDSSSMKSCFSDSSLLSHFISESSQDRSARSSIEDNYGVGI